One Calditerrivibrio sp. genomic window carries:
- the larB gene encoding nickel pincer cofactor biosynthesis protein LarB, producing MLYVKVLERDRWGNQKMNKEFFLNLADRLLKGELDKESFSTNLLMLFSDELKVDLFRKERLGFDEFVFGASKSLEQIIKIADRYMTNNISFICTKLSKEKIDALLLRYPMMEAIEEAGFVRYLTSKVQRHKGKVAIVTAGSSDIPVALECFWTLDSCGVDAKIFADVGVAGVHRFFKIKDEVESFDVIVVIAGMEGALPSLVAGLFPHPVIAVPTSVGYGTALNGFTPLFAMLTSCANGVSVVNIDNGFGAALAAFRILRQKEKEDADVR from the coding sequence ATGTTATATGTAAAGGTTTTAGAAAGGGATAGATGGGGAAATCAAAAGATGAATAAAGAGTTTTTTTTGAATCTTGCCGATAGACTTTTAAAAGGGGAATTAGACAAAGAATCGTTCTCCACAAACCTATTAATGCTGTTCTCCGATGAGTTGAAAGTAGATCTATTTAGAAAAGAGAGGCTTGGTTTTGATGAATTTGTTTTTGGTGCGTCAAAGTCACTGGAGCAGATAATCAAGATTGCTGATCGGTATATGACAAATAACATTTCATTTATCTGTACAAAGCTGAGCAAGGAGAAAATAGATGCTCTTCTCCTTCGTTACCCTATGATGGAGGCTATTGAAGAAGCAGGTTTTGTAAGGTATCTCACTTCGAAGGTGCAAAGGCATAAAGGTAAGGTGGCGATAGTGACTGCTGGTAGTTCAGATATTCCAGTGGCTTTGGAGTGTTTTTGGACACTGGATAGTTGTGGTGTCGATGCAAAGATTTTTGCCGATGTGGGGGTGGCTGGTGTCCATCGTTTTTTTAAAATTAAAGACGAAGTGGAATCCTTTGATGTAATTGTGGTTATTGCTGGTATGGAAGGGGCTTTGCCATCACTGGTTGCTGGTTTGTTTCCTCATCCTGTGATAGCTGTACCGACTTCTGTTGGGTATGGTACTGCTTTAAACGGATTTACTCCACTTTTTGCAATGCTAACAAGTTGTGCTAATGGAGTTTCTGTTGTTAATATCGATAACGGTTTTGGTGCAGCATTAGCAGCCTTTAGAATACTAAGGCAAAAAGAAAAGGAGGATGCCGATGTTAGATAA
- a CDS encoding DUF169 domain-containing protein, giving the protein MLDKLLTVLNKTIIPQTNPVAVKIIRGDLELPKIKVNDKKMSICQQIAYSRYYGWSTLAKAKDSYCVLGASCTGLIQTPERIINGDVNCNVYQKDMEAAKKMQAMMPRINAGTVQVLTFPINRPVDGVIPDLVVLYVNSAQAMRFIQAFLYRRGGEFIFKTSGDAGVCSRGVAEVYISKKPIVEIPCLGDRRFAMAQDFELIVSFPYDYIDELVEGLEATHKNGIRYPIPFQMPDLCDLPDSYITKENDI; this is encoded by the coding sequence ATGTTAGATAAGCTTTTGACAGTTTTGAATAAAACAATCATACCCCAAACTAATCCAGTAGCTGTAAAGATAATCAGAGGAGATCTTGAACTACCTAAGATAAAGGTGAATGATAAAAAGATGAGTATATGCCAGCAGATAGCATATTCAAGATACTATGGTTGGTCTACTTTGGCAAAAGCAAAGGATAGTTATTGTGTCTTAGGAGCTTCATGTACTGGTCTAATACAAACTCCAGAAAGAATCATAAACGGTGATGTAAATTGTAATGTCTATCAAAAGGACATGGAAGCTGCAAAAAAGATGCAGGCTATGATGCCGAGGATAAATGCTGGCACTGTTCAGGTGCTCACATTTCCTATAAATAGACCGGTAGATGGTGTGATACCGGATCTTGTTGTACTATATGTTAATTCAGCTCAGGCTATGCGTTTTATTCAGGCGTTTTTGTACCGAAGAGGTGGTGAATTTATTTTTAAGACTTCGGGGGATGCAGGAGTATGTTCCAGAGGTGTTGCTGAGGTATATATATCCAAAAAGCCTATTGTAGAAATACCATGTCTTGGGGATAGAAGGTTTGCGATGGCACAGGATTTCGAATTGATAGTGTCTTTTCCTTATGATTATATAGATGAGCTTGTTGAAGGGCTTGAGGCTACACATAAGAATGGTATTAGATATCCGATACCATTTCAGATGCCTGATCTATGTGATTTACCAGATAGTTATATTACGAAAGAAAATGATATATAA
- a CDS encoding phosphomannomutase/phosphoglucomutase, translating to MVSKEIFRQYDIRGVVPTQFNSDVARKIGNVLARKIKSNKEGESFITVGRDVRLSSDEIFSGVVQGITDTGCNVIDLHICPTPVAYFSSFKLNSDGFIMITGSHNPPEYNGLKFGIGKDTIHSEGILSIMDSVLNGDYNIADEKGVIKRYDILVDYIDFYMETFAPLMDKMERVKKIKVVIDAGNGTASLVAPKIFKELGVEVIELYCQPDGRFPNHHPDPTVEENLVDVRKAVLEHNADFAVAFDGDADRIGVLDEKGDIIWGDMLLYVYAKELKKRYVKPTVIADVKSSKLLFDSLQRMEIDAIMWKTGHSLIKDKLKKTGAELAGEMSGHIFFKDRFFGFDDAIYAAVRFLEAYVDNLLEGNIKVCSDLVAGLPKVYNTPEIRLDCDDDKKFAVVEKMSDIFKEYKDKGLYGIQSIITIDGIRVNFENGWGLLRASNTQPVLVMRFEAESMEDMNRYRSIFTNELNRISVEVNNG from the coding sequence ATGGTAAGTAAAGAGATTTTTAGACAGTATGATATTAGGGGTGTGGTCCCAACTCAATTTAATAGTGATGTGGCAAGAAAGATTGGTAATGTGCTGGCCAGAAAGATAAAAAGTAACAAAGAAGGCGAAAGTTTTATTACTGTAGGCAGGGATGTAAGACTTTCTTCAGATGAGATATTTTCAGGGGTTGTTCAGGGGATAACTGATACAGGTTGTAATGTTATTGATCTGCATATATGCCCTACACCTGTGGCCTATTTTTCCTCATTCAAACTAAATAGTGATGGTTTTATAATGATTACAGGGAGCCATAACCCACCAGAATACAATGGTTTAAAATTTGGTATTGGAAAGGATACTATTCACTCTGAAGGGATTTTGTCAATCATGGATAGTGTGCTAAATGGTGATTACAATATAGCAGATGAAAAGGGTGTGATTAAAAGATATGATATTTTAGTCGATTATATAGATTTTTATATGGAGACGTTTGCTCCTCTTATGGATAAAATGGAAAGAGTTAAAAAGATTAAGGTAGTCATTGATGCAGGCAATGGAACCGCTTCTTTGGTTGCACCTAAGATCTTTAAGGAGCTCGGAGTAGAAGTAATAGAACTCTACTGTCAGCCAGATGGAAGATTTCCTAACCATCACCCTGATCCTACAGTTGAGGAAAATTTGGTGGATGTAAGAAAGGCTGTGTTAGAACACAATGCTGATTTTGCTGTAGCTTTTGATGGGGATGCCGATAGGATAGGCGTTTTGGATGAAAAGGGTGATATCATTTGGGGGGATATGCTCCTTTATGTTTATGCTAAAGAGCTGAAAAAAAGATACGTAAAGCCTACTGTGATAGCTGATGTGAAATCTTCAAAACTACTCTTTGACTCGTTACAAAGGATGGAAATTGACGCAATTATGTGGAAAACTGGCCATTCCCTCATCAAAGATAAACTAAAAAAAACCGGAGCTGAATTGGCTGGTGAGATGAGTGGGCATATATTTTTTAAAGATAGGTTTTTTGGGTTTGATGATGCTATATATGCTGCTGTGAGGTTTTTAGAGGCTTATGTGGATAACTTATTAGAGGGTAACATAAAGGTATGTTCCGATTTGGTGGCTGGTTTACCTAAGGTATATAACACACCAGAGATAAGATTAGATTGTGATGATGATAAAAAGTTTGCGGTAGTTGAAAAGATGAGTGACATATTTAAAGAATATAAGGATAAGGGGTTGTATGGGATACAATCAATTATTACCATAGATGGGATAAGGGTTAATTTTGAAAATGGTTGGGGTTTACTTAGAGCAAGTAATACTCAACCGGTACTTGTTATGAGGTTTGAAGCTGAAAGTATGGAGGATATGAATAGGTATAGATCTATCTTTACAAATGAGTTGAATAGAATTTCTGTTGAGGTGAATAATGGCTGA
- a CDS encoding RlmE family RNA methyltransferase, giving the protein MYIRKDSYYKKAKQEGYRSRASYKLKELNEKYKVIKKGDKVLDVGAAPGGWSQVVLELIGEKGCVVGVDMLDMELITDKRFTFIKGDILDEVTFEKITSITDEFDTVISDVAPNTTGQKFVDHVNSVNLVKTVVSFSKRVLKRDGNLLFKLFDGEEREGLIKGLKSCFADVKIIRPDATRKNSFEIYVICKGFRKG; this is encoded by the coding sequence ATGTATATTAGAAAAGATAGTTATTATAAAAAAGCTAAACAAGAAGGGTATAGATCAAGAGCCTCCTACAAATTGAAGGAATTAAATGAAAAATATAAAGTTATAAAAAAAGGGGATAAGGTTTTAGATGTGGGTGCTGCACCTGGTGGCTGGAGTCAAGTGGTTCTTGAATTGATTGGGGAAAAGGGGTGTGTAGTGGGTGTCGATATGCTTGATATGGAACTTATAACTGATAAAAGGTTTACATTTATAAAAGGTGATATACTGGATGAGGTGACATTTGAGAAGATTACGAGTATTACTGATGAATTTGATACAGTTATATCGGATGTTGCTCCCAATACAACTGGGCAGAAATTTGTGGATCATGTAAATAGTGTAAATCTTGTTAAAACTGTCGTGAGTTTTTCCAAGAGGGTTTTAAAAAGAGATGGCAATCTTTTGTTTAAACTTTTCGATGGTGAGGAACGAGAGGGTTTGATAAAAGGGTTGAAAAGTTGCTTTGCTGATGTAAAGATTATAAGACCCGACGCAACGAGGAAAAACTCTTTTGAGATATATGTTATATGTAAAGGTTTTAGAAAGGGATAG
- a CDS encoding Rne/Rng family ribonuclease: MAKEIIINSTPNETRVAVLENNSLSEIFLERAKNKGIAGNIYKGKVVKVLPGMQSAFVDIGHERAAFLHAGDLYIDDSENFSLLEERIAEVEDIDSDNGLNKIYVPIEDLLQEGQEIIVQVAKEPIGQKGARLTTNITIPGRYLVLMPYYNHVGVSRKIEDELERERLKNILLSIKPQNVGLIARTICENSSEDELRSDLNYLLKTWERVSHKAKESGAPKLIYEELDLLFRTVRDLANDEVRKIVLDTKANYLRIKSFVKDYLSNNQIQIELYENEMPIFDYYNIEIEISRLLERRVWLKSGGYIVIDQTEALTVIDVNTGKFVGKRNFDETILKTNLEAAKEIAWQMRLRNLGGIIIVDFIDMEKEEHREKVLQTLLQEMKKDRAKSSVVNISPLGLFEITRKRVQDSLNKILTEPCPYCEGRGVVKSKLTVCYDILREIRRIAPFFTNKKIFVEAHPDVVDIILNNEKDNIDDIEMMFQLHIEIKPNYSYHIEHYEVIPLEKG; encoded by the coding sequence AGGTAGTTAAAGTACTGCCTGGGATGCAATCAGCGTTTGTTGATATAGGTCATGAGAGAGCTGCATTTTTACATGCAGGAGATCTCTACATAGATGATTCAGAAAACTTTTCTCTTTTAGAGGAACGCATTGCAGAGGTAGAGGATATAGATTCGGATAATGGGCTTAACAAAATATATGTTCCAATAGAGGATCTTTTACAGGAGGGTCAGGAGATCATTGTTCAGGTGGCAAAGGAGCCTATTGGACAGAAAGGGGCGAGACTGACTACCAATATAACAATTCCGGGCCGTTATCTTGTCCTTATGCCTTATTACAATCATGTCGGGGTATCAAGAAAAATTGAGGATGAGTTGGAAAGGGAAAGACTAAAAAATATCCTTTTGAGTATAAAGCCACAGAATGTTGGTCTTATTGCTAGAACTATTTGTGAAAATTCCAGTGAGGATGAATTGAGATCGGATCTGAATTACCTTCTTAAAACATGGGAAAGGGTTTCCCATAAGGCCAAAGAATCAGGTGCTCCTAAGCTTATATATGAAGAGTTGGATTTGTTATTTAGAACCGTTAGGGATCTTGCAAATGATGAGGTGAGAAAGATTGTTTTAGATACGAAAGCCAATTATCTTAGAATAAAATCGTTTGTAAAAGACTATTTGTCAAATAACCAGATTCAGATAGAACTTTATGAAAATGAGATGCCTATTTTTGATTACTACAATATTGAAATAGAGATAAGCAGGTTGTTGGAGAGAAGAGTATGGCTTAAGTCGGGAGGGTACATTGTAATCGATCAGACGGAGGCTCTTACTGTCATCGATGTTAATACCGGTAAGTTTGTTGGTAAAAGAAATTTTGATGAAACAATCTTAAAAACAAATTTAGAAGCTGCTAAAGAAATCGCTTGGCAGATGAGATTGAGGAACCTTGGTGGTATAATTATTGTGGATTTCATAGATATGGAGAAGGAGGAGCATAGGGAAAAGGTGCTACAAACTCTTTTACAGGAGATGAAAAAGGATAGGGCAAAGTCTTCAGTTGTTAATATTTCACCGTTGGGGCTTTTTGAGATAACAAGAAAAAGGGTGCAGGATAGTTTGAACAAAATACTAACAGAGCCTTGTCCTTACTGCGAAGGTAGAGGAGTGGTAAAGTCCAAGCTTACGGTATGTTACGATATCTTAAGGGAGATCAGAAGGATAGCACCATTTTTTACCAATAAGAAGATATTTGTCGAGGCACATCCAGATGTGGTAGATATTATTTTGAATAATGAGAAAGATAATATTGATGACATCGAAATGATGTTCCAGCTACATATTGAGATTAAACCTAATTATTCTTACCATATAGAACATTATGAAGTAATCCCTTTAGAGAAAGGCTGA